From the genome of Hymenobacter cellulosilyticus, one region includes:
- a CDS encoding PKD domain-containing protein yields MKKLVMGVALLGLLTACQKEDEAPAAEPGFTFRGSTIDALDIATHDTCSLFNKSKNAQSFLWDFGNGVTSEAKQPVLSYDKPGNYIVTLTTTNQEGRKTSISKTVQVRDLVVKRIMLNRVYWSLTPIPNFNSTWPQTDEADVYLQIQYVTQNSKFLPGASWKTRRWYSGVRR; encoded by the coding sequence ATGAAGAAGTTAGTCATGGGGGTAGCCTTGCTGGGCTTGCTTACCGCTTGTCAGAAAGAAGATGAGGCCCCCGCCGCGGAGCCGGGCTTTACCTTTCGGGGTTCCACCATCGATGCCCTGGATATTGCCACGCACGATACCTGCTCCTTGTTCAACAAGTCGAAGAACGCCCAGTCGTTTCTCTGGGACTTCGGCAACGGCGTCACCTCGGAAGCCAAGCAACCGGTGCTTTCCTACGACAAGCCCGGCAACTATATCGTGACGCTGACCACTACCAACCAGGAAGGCCGGAAAACCTCGATTTCCAAGACCGTGCAGGTTCGGGACCTGGTGGTGAAGCGCATTATGCTTAACCGGGTCTACTGGTCCCTGACGCCGATTCCGAACTTCAACTCTACCTGGCCCCAAACCGACGAGGCCGACGTTTACCTCCAGATTCAGTACGTAACCCAGAACAGCAAATTCTTGCCCGGGGCATCGTGGAAAACGCGCCGGTGGTATTCCGGAGTGAGGCGCTGA
- a CDS encoding ferritin, translated as MLPQLVQNALNKQIFMEAQSSQAYLAMASWAEIQPGLDGVTNFFYQQSDEERVHMLKLIRYVNERGGFALVPALPQPVITFQSLKRVFEDFLRHEIAVSESINELVGLTLQERDFATHNFLQWYVSEQLEEEALARTLNDKLELVGDDKSGIYMFDKDILLFRGNTASEASNGRS; from the coding sequence ATGTTGCCCCAACTCGTTCAAAACGCGCTCAACAAGCAAATTTTCATGGAAGCCCAATCGTCGCAGGCCTACCTGGCTATGGCGTCCTGGGCCGAGATTCAGCCGGGCCTGGATGGGGTAACCAACTTCTTCTACCAGCAGAGCGACGAGGAGCGGGTGCACATGCTCAAGCTGATTCGCTACGTGAACGAGCGGGGCGGCTTTGCCCTGGTGCCGGCCCTGCCCCAGCCGGTTATTACGTTTCAGTCCCTGAAGCGCGTGTTCGAAGACTTCCTGCGCCACGAAATAGCCGTGTCGGAGAGCATCAACGAACTGGTGGGCCTCACGCTGCAGGAGCGCGACTTTGCCACCCACAACTTCCTGCAGTGGTACGTCTCGGAGCAACTGGAAGAGGAAGCCCTGGCCCGCACCCTGAACGACAAGCTGGAGCTGGTCGGAGACGATAAAAGCGGGATTTACATGTTCGATAAGGACATCCTGCTGTTTCGCGGCAATACGGCCTCGGAAGCTTCCAACGGCCGCTCCTAG
- a CDS encoding M48 family metallopeptidase has protein sequence MPLSTRRLLLAGTLLLLTLPVLAATPPDSAAFNVEAATQHYLNTLTPAQKASSDAYFEGGYWLQLWGLLYGLAVAAVFLVLGLSRRMKAWAQRLPGKVLPTLAYIALYIVLTHVLSFPLSVYDDYFREHQYGLSNQSFGEWLTDDLKSLAISAVVGSVVVLILYAAIRRTGRSWWAWATGLVGIFLVVSVFLSPIFISPLFNKYTTLPAGPVRSQILSMARANGVPADNVYVYDASRQSKRISANVSGLGSTIRVSLNDNLLSRCTPAEVQAVMGHELGHYVLNHIPKMLIFFVLIIGLGLGFVDWAFHRLLARYGSRWGISSIGDVGGLPLVAVLFSVFMLLARPGFNTIIRTQEQEADMFGLNAARQPDGFASTAMKLSEYRKIDPSPWEEIIFFDHPSGHTRVLTAMRWKAEHLRE, from the coding sequence ATGCCCCTTTCTACCCGACGCCTGCTGCTGGCCGGCACCTTACTACTGCTCACCCTGCCCGTGCTGGCTGCCACCCCTCCCGACTCAGCGGCCTTCAACGTGGAAGCGGCTACCCAGCACTACCTCAACACCCTGACCCCGGCCCAGAAAGCCAGTTCCGACGCCTACTTCGAGGGCGGCTACTGGCTGCAGCTGTGGGGCTTGCTCTACGGCCTGGCAGTGGCGGCCGTGTTTTTGGTGCTGGGCCTCTCGCGCCGCATGAAAGCCTGGGCCCAGCGCCTGCCGGGCAAGGTGCTGCCCACGCTGGCCTACATTGCCCTGTATATTGTGCTGACTCACGTGCTGAGCTTTCCGCTGAGCGTGTACGACGACTATTTCCGGGAGCACCAGTACGGGCTGTCGAACCAGTCATTTGGGGAGTGGCTCACCGATGACCTCAAGAGCCTGGCTATATCGGCCGTGGTGGGCAGCGTGGTCGTGCTGATTCTGTACGCGGCCATCCGGCGCACGGGGCGCAGCTGGTGGGCGTGGGCCACGGGCCTGGTCGGCATTTTCCTGGTGGTGTCGGTGTTTTTGTCGCCCATCTTTATCAGCCCCCTGTTCAATAAATACACCACCCTGCCCGCCGGCCCGGTGCGCAGCCAGATTCTGAGCATGGCCCGGGCCAATGGCGTGCCGGCCGACAACGTGTACGTGTACGACGCTTCCCGGCAGAGTAAGCGCATCAGTGCCAACGTGAGCGGGCTGGGCAGCACCATCCGGGTATCGTTGAACGACAACCTGCTGAGCCGCTGCACCCCGGCCGAGGTGCAGGCCGTCATGGGCCACGAGCTGGGCCACTACGTGCTCAACCACATTCCCAAAATGCTCATCTTCTTCGTGCTCATCATCGGGCTGGGGCTGGGGTTTGTCGACTGGGCCTTCCACCGCCTGCTGGCCCGCTACGGCAGCCGCTGGGGCATCAGCAGCATCGGCGACGTGGGCGGTTTGCCGCTGGTGGCCGTCTTGTTCAGCGTGTTCATGCTGCTGGCCCGCCCCGGCTTCAACACCATTATCCGCACCCAGGAGCAGGAAGCCGATATGTTTGGCCTGAATGCCGCCCGCCAGCCCGACGGCTTTGCCTCCACGGCCATGAAGCTCTCGGAGTACCGCAAGATTGACCCCAGCCCCTGGGAGGAAATCATCTTCTTCGACCATCCCAGCGGCCACACCCGCGTGCTGACGGCCATGCGCTGGAAAGCCGAGCACCTGCGGGAGTAG
- a CDS encoding glycosyl-4,4'-diaponeurosporenoate acyltransferase CrtO family protein: MLTEKKASAPSAAFLTSLNAVPNVLWSGLSLGPLSAFCYQHMARPWLWGLLAASLLVYAVPKTWFRYWQLSRSRVPYQRLGVPAVNYFTQHGYLVNFLIRRRYPHYRHAAGPAALRRLASGSYHQERFHASMLLFFAGTSVYAAAQGHLGWAVVLLLSNVGYNLYPIWLQQYLRLRVAQHSGASSSFRSQKPR; encoded by the coding sequence ATGCTTACCGAAAAGAAAGCTTCCGCTCCCTCCGCGGCGTTTCTGACCAGCCTCAACGCAGTGCCGAACGTGCTGTGGTCGGGGCTGAGCCTGGGGCCGTTGAGCGCCTTTTGCTATCAGCACATGGCCCGGCCCTGGCTGTGGGGGTTGCTGGCCGCAAGCCTGCTGGTGTATGCAGTACCCAAGACCTGGTTTCGGTACTGGCAGCTTAGCCGCTCCCGAGTTCCTTACCAGCGGCTTGGCGTGCCCGCAGTCAACTACTTCACCCAGCACGGCTACCTCGTTAACTTCCTGATTCGGCGCCGGTACCCGCATTACCGCCACGCCGCGGGCCCGGCCGCTTTGCGTAGGCTGGCCAGTGGCAGCTACCACCAGGAGCGTTTTCACGCGAGTATGCTGCTCTTCTTTGCCGGAACGAGTGTATATGCAGCTGCGCAAGGGCACCTGGGCTGGGCAGTGGTGCTGCTGCTTAGTAACGTGGGCTATAATCTTTACCCCATCTGGCTTCAGCAGTACCTGCGGCTGCGTGTAGCGCAGCATTCCGGAGCTTCCTCTTCGTTCAGATCACAAAAGCCTCGTTAA
- a CDS encoding T9SS type A sorting domain-containing protein — translation MQNFTRTLTVLLVLLFSATLAMAQTTYPTIGIIGSATAKGWDASTAMTAGTGANNHQWTITLPLTVGEVKFRANDNWDVNWGAATFPSGVGVANGPNIPVATAGNYSVTFNDITGAYTFTRNTTASTTASRPTLSLALAPNPARETVRVAYELTSASSATLTVLNMLGQPVQQLSAVRQGAGQQEQLVSLRNLAAGLYLVQVQAGNQLQTARLLVD, via the coding sequence ATGCAAAACTTTACCCGCACGCTTACCGTCCTGCTGGTCCTGCTGTTCAGCGCTACGCTGGCTATGGCCCAGACAACTTACCCCACGATTGGCATCATTGGCTCGGCTACGGCTAAGGGCTGGGATGCTTCCACGGCCATGACGGCCGGCACCGGCGCCAACAACCACCAGTGGACCATTACCCTGCCCCTGACCGTGGGTGAGGTGAAGTTCCGTGCCAACGATAACTGGGATGTAAACTGGGGTGCTGCTACCTTCCCCAGTGGCGTAGGTGTTGCCAACGGCCCGAACATTCCCGTGGCTACTGCCGGCAACTACTCTGTAACGTTCAACGACATCACCGGCGCTTACACGTTCACCCGCAACACGACGGCCAGCACTACCGCCAGCCGGCCCACGCTGAGCCTGGCCCTGGCTCCTAACCCCGCCCGCGAAACGGTGCGCGTAGCCTACGAGCTGACTTCGGCTTCCTCGGCTACCCTGACCGTGCTGAACATGCTGGGTCAGCCCGTGCAGCAGCTTTCGGCCGTGCGCCAGGGCGCTGGTCAGCAGGAGCAGCTGGTGTCGCTCCGCAACTTGGCCGCTGGTCTGTACCTGGTACAGGTTCAGGCTGGCAACCAGCTGCAGACGGCCCGCCTGCTGGTCGACTAA
- a CDS encoding Hsp20/alpha crystallin family protein, translated as MAIQKYQDSFSDLASSSFSTMLDRFFNDSLAARGRVNSFSPHVDAYETEQSYEIEAALPGLKREDIKVDFHQGRLTIAGERHFRQEQQQRRYHVVESSFGSFNRSFQLPDTVDASRIQASFEDGVLRVSVPKDEQKTRRHQIEVRGSQSAATMSGTGNGSNGTGRMSERVGQQATDVPVQNGSDTNQNQPNSPAAMSELAGTSSNGTGS; from the coding sequence ATGGCCATTCAAAAGTATCAGGATTCGTTTTCGGATCTGGCTTCGTCGAGCTTCAGCACGATGCTCGACCGGTTCTTCAACGATTCACTGGCGGCGCGGGGGCGCGTGAATAGCTTCTCTCCCCACGTAGATGCCTACGAAACTGAGCAGAGCTACGAAATAGAGGCGGCTCTGCCCGGTCTGAAGCGGGAAGACATTAAGGTGGACTTTCACCAGGGCCGGCTGACCATTGCCGGGGAACGGCACTTCCGCCAGGAACAGCAGCAGCGCCGCTACCACGTGGTAGAAAGTTCCTTCGGCTCGTTTAACCGTTCCTTCCAGCTCCCCGATACCGTCGACGCCAGCCGGATTCAGGCCTCGTTCGAGGACGGCGTGCTGCGCGTCAGCGTGCCCAAGGACGAGCAGAAAACCCGGCGGCACCAGATTGAGGTGCGCGGCAGCCAGTCGGCAGCAACGATGAGCGGCACTGGCAATGGCAGTAACGGCACCGGCCGTATGTCGGAGCGCGTAGGCCAGCAAGCCACCGACGTGCCCGTGCAAAACGGCTCCGACACAAACCAGAACCAGCCCAACAGCCCGGCGGCTATGTCCGAGCTGGCCGGTACCAGCAGTAATGGTACGGGCTCTTGA
- a CDS encoding nuclear transport factor 2 family protein: MNPHLALVTAYFDLVDSFTTDPAAYTDILHPDVEQTEYPNAVYKTLQRRSFSEIIDNLRIGRELLYSPKFDVQRTQACPDGTVIVEGLWQATVISDVMGLTRGQRISSQLCLIFEFKDGKIFRQRRYPCYEVL; this comes from the coding sequence ATGAATCCACACCTTGCTCTTGTTACCGCTTATTTTGACCTCGTCGACTCGTTTACGACCGATCCGGCTGCGTATACCGACATCCTGCATCCGGACGTAGAGCAGACCGAATACCCCAATGCGGTGTATAAAACCCTGCAGCGCCGCTCATTTAGCGAGATTATCGACAACCTCCGCATCGGGCGGGAGCTGCTGTATTCTCCCAAGTTTGATGTGCAGCGTACTCAAGCCTGCCCCGACGGCACAGTGATAGTAGAAGGCCTGTGGCAGGCCACGGTGATAAGCGACGTGATGGGCCTTACCCGCGGTCAGCGTATTTCGTCCCAGCTGTGCCTGATTTTCGAATTCAAGGACGGTAAAATCTTCCGGCAGCGTCGTTATCCGTGCTACGAAGTACTATAA
- a CDS encoding pectinesterase family protein yields the protein MLVYDDYNGRVAESGEKLGTSEAASFRVFGNNFSAENITFQNSAGLAGQAPAMWVYGDKARFVNCRFLGFRDTLYTYGYGSRQFYKNCYIEGTTDFILGAATAWFEDCTLYCKPKGTCITAASTPDSIGFGYVFQRCKVVGDAPEDSYFLGRPWKPAAKTVFLNCELSSIIKAKGWDHWGKEDNKQEAFFAEYKSKGPGASPKARTTWSRQLNADQAAFYNYETALRGWNPLAEEAMAPSLSTTKP from the coding sequence GTGCTCGTGTACGATGATTATAACGGCCGCGTGGCCGAAAGCGGCGAAAAGCTGGGCACCTCCGAAGCCGCCAGCTTCCGCGTGTTTGGCAACAACTTCAGCGCCGAAAACATCACCTTTCAGAACTCGGCCGGGCTGGCGGGTCAGGCCCCGGCCATGTGGGTGTACGGCGACAAGGCCCGCTTCGTGAACTGCCGCTTCCTGGGCTTCCGCGACACGCTCTATACCTATGGCTACGGCAGCCGTCAATTCTACAAGAACTGCTACATCGAGGGCACTACCGACTTTATCCTGGGGGCGGCCACGGCGTGGTTTGAGGACTGCACGCTGTACTGCAAGCCCAAAGGCACGTGCATCACGGCCGCTTCCACCCCGGACAGCATCGGCTTCGGCTACGTATTTCAGCGCTGCAAAGTGGTGGGCGACGCACCCGAGGACTCGTATTTCCTGGGCCGCCCCTGGAAGCCGGCCGCCAAAACCGTGTTTCTGAACTGCGAGCTGAGCAGCATTATTAAGGCCAAAGGCTGGGACCACTGGGGCAAAGAAGACAACAAGCAGGAAGCTTTTTTCGCCGAATACAAGTCGAAAGGCCCCGGCGCCAGCCCCAAAGCCCGCACCACCTGGTCGCGGCAGCTCAACGCCGACCAGGCGGCTTTCTACAACTACGAAACCGCGCTACGCGGCTGGAACCCATTGGCAGAAGAAGCCATGGCTCCTTCCCTGAGCACCACCAAGCCCTAA
- a CDS encoding GNAT family N-acetyltransferase encodes MIPLITHTPRLTLIAASRALLTAELHKPQYFPVLLGAALPSDWPPGEYDLDAMRYFLEQLTAGGRTAAGWYGWYALRKATDAHPTTLIGAGGFLGPPDAAGTAEIGYSVAADWRGQGLATELVAGLVQQASHTGMVRQLLAHTQPDNLASQLVLQRNGFEAASMGPDGRLRFVRSVEPSEPPASRSVMR; translated from the coding sequence ATGATTCCGCTCATCACCCACACGCCCCGCCTCACGCTTATTGCCGCCAGCCGGGCCCTGCTCACCGCCGAGCTGCACAAACCCCAATACTTTCCGGTTCTGCTCGGGGCAGCTCTGCCCTCTGATTGGCCCCCGGGTGAGTACGACCTGGACGCTATGCGCTACTTTTTGGAGCAGCTCACGGCTGGTGGCCGCACGGCAGCGGGCTGGTACGGCTGGTATGCCCTGCGCAAAGCCACCGACGCCCACCCCACCACCCTTATTGGCGCGGGCGGCTTTCTGGGCCCTCCCGACGCGGCGGGCACTGCCGAAATTGGCTACTCCGTAGCGGCCGACTGGCGCGGACAGGGCCTGGCAACCGAGTTGGTAGCCGGCCTGGTGCAGCAGGCCAGTCACACGGGCATGGTCCGGCAGCTTCTGGCTCACACCCAGCCCGACAACCTGGCTTCGCAGCTTGTGCTGCAGCGCAATGGATTTGAAGCGGCCAGCATGGGTCCCGACGGCCGCCTACGCTTTGTCCGGTCCGTAGAGCCGAGTGAGCCGCCGGCGTCCCGGTCGGTGATGCGGTAA
- a CDS encoding GNAT family N-acetyltransferase — protein sequence MLQFQFTPFPELRTPRLLLRQLTADDAEAMRFFRSDEEFLRYVPREKEPTLFQAQQHLRLLADLEAANQGITWALSPPEQPQVLMGTICLWHLQADHHRAEVGYGLHPDFARQGLMAKALQAVIDYGFDHLRLHSLEAQVDPDNVASIRLLRKHGFVQEAHYRENYYFQGRYLDTVVYSLLTTHR from the coding sequence GTGCTGCAGTTTCAGTTTACGCCTTTTCCCGAGCTGCGCACTCCCCGGCTACTGTTGCGGCAGCTGACGGCTGACGATGCCGAAGCCATGCGGTTTTTCCGCTCCGACGAGGAGTTTCTGCGTTACGTTCCCCGCGAAAAAGAGCCGACCCTGTTTCAGGCTCAGCAACATCTGCGGCTGCTGGCCGATTTGGAAGCCGCCAACCAAGGCATTACCTGGGCCCTGAGCCCGCCCGAGCAGCCGCAAGTCTTGATGGGCACCATCTGCCTCTGGCACTTGCAGGCCGACCATCACCGGGCAGAGGTTGGCTACGGACTGCATCCCGACTTTGCCCGGCAGGGCCTGATGGCTAAGGCATTGCAGGCCGTAATCGACTACGGCTTCGACCACCTGCGGCTCCATAGCCTGGAAGCTCAGGTGGACCCCGATAATGTGGCCTCCATCCGGCTGCTGCGCAAGCACGGCTTCGTGCAGGAAGCTCACTATCGGGAAAACTACTACTTCCAGGGTCGCTACCTGGACACGGTCGTTTACTCCCTGCTGACAACCCACCGGTAG
- a CDS encoding TPM domain-containing protein, with product MYRFLFLFWALVVVAGSQPAWAAAPADDIPARPTPFRFVTDQAQLLSPADAKTLEGGLRRYADKTGTQIVVVTVPSLGGRSVADYGRALGQAWGIGQRDKDNGLVILLGAQEHQVTIQAGSGLRTAITPEVTARVISQDMTPRFKQGNYFAGLRAGLNTLMLAANPESNPRKTSRLLLLPRPPLPAAPA from the coding sequence ATGTACCGATTTCTCTTTCTATTCTGGGCCCTGGTGGTCGTGGCTGGGAGTCAGCCGGCCTGGGCGGCGGCCCCCGCTGATGATATACCGGCCCGCCCCACCCCTTTCCGCTTCGTAACAGATCAGGCGCAGCTGCTGAGCCCGGCCGATGCCAAAACGCTGGAAGGCGGCCTGCGCCGCTACGCCGATAAAACCGGTACTCAGATAGTTGTCGTCACGGTACCTTCGCTCGGGGGCCGCAGCGTTGCCGACTACGGTCGGGCGCTGGGGCAGGCCTGGGGCATCGGCCAGCGCGACAAAGACAACGGCCTCGTTATCCTGCTTGGCGCCCAGGAGCATCAGGTAACCATTCAGGCCGGCTCCGGACTGCGCACGGCCATTACGCCCGAGGTTACTGCCCGGGTAATCAGCCAGGATATGACGCCCCGCTTTAAGCAAGGCAACTATTTCGCCGGACTGCGCGCGGGCCTAAACACGCTGATGCTAGCGGCTAACCCGGAATCCAACCCCAGAAAAACCAGCCGGCTGCTTCTGCTGCCACGGCCACCACTCCCGGCGGCACCGGCTTAG